Below is a genomic region from Govania unica.
CGGTCACAGCATCGGCAGGGCTATCTTCGCGGTCGATGGTCATAGGCGGCCTTTCTCCATGTCAGCTGTCTTTGGTATCGTATCTACTGTCATTGCCGGGCTTGACCCGGCAATCCATCTCTCCGCCATTCAACCGCTAGAGCCATGGATACGCGGGTCAAGCCCGCGTATGACAGGTTGGTGTATCCGTTTTTAACCAGGCCATATCCACGACAAACTCATAGATTAAACTTTGTCCCATCCCCATATGAGGTTAATGACTGAGGCCTGACAATCAAGGACATAGTCTTGCCATGACCGATGCTGTTTCAGTCCCTTATGTGACCCCGATCCGCCTGTTTGTCACGGCGGATTTGCGGGCCGATGCTGTGTTGGCGCTGACCCCGGATCAGGGGCATTATCTGGAACATGTGATCCGCCGCAAAGCCGGTGATCTCGTGCGTGTGTTCAACGGCCGGGACGGCGAGTGGGTGGCGGCGATCAATGACTTGCGGAAAGGGCGCGGTGGCCTTCGGGTGCTGTCGCAAAGCCGGCCGCAGGGTGTGAGCCCCGATATCTGGCTGCTGTTTGCGCCGATTAAACGGGCGCGGCTTGATTTCATTGTGCAAAAGGCGGTGGAGCTTGGCGTGTCGGGCATCCGCCCGGTGTTCACGCGCTTCACCAATGTGGAGCGGGTCAAGGAAAACCGCCTCGAATCGAACGCGATCGAGGCGGCGGAACAATGCGATCGGCTCGAAGTGCCGGAAATTTATGACCCCCAGGACCTCGACCGCGTTCTTGACGGTTGGGATCCGGCCCGGCGGCTGATATTTTGTGATGAGGGCGGCGACGCGCGGCCCATGCTGACCGCCCTGCAGGCGGCCGAGCCCGGGCCTTATGCCGTGTTGATCGGCCCGGAAGGCGGGTTTCATGCCGATGAACGGGCGCGGCTTCGGGCCTTGCCCTATGTGCTGCCGGTGTCGCTCGGTCCGCGGATTCTCAGGGCCGATACGGCGGCGATCGTGGCCTTGACGTTGTGGCAATCGGTGCTGGGAGACTGGCGCGGCTAAATTTTCTCGTTCTGCCCGCTTGCAATGTCACGAGCAGGCTTTACATATGTTCGACAATTTTAGAACAATAGGATCGTCATATGGGGACCGAAGGGCAGATGGGAATCCACGAAACTTTGGCTGCTACCATTGAAAGCAAAAGCGAGCTTGTGGCCTATCTCGCCTCCGGGTCGAAGCCTGAGGCCGACTGGCGCATCGGGACCGAGCATGAAAAGTTCGGCTTCACCACCGCCGACCTCAACCCCATCCCCTATGCGGGCCCGTCCGGCGTTCGCGCCATGTTTGACGGTCTGGCCGGTTTGGGCTGGAAGCCGATCTTCGAAGGCGACCATCCCATTGCCATGGAACGCGATGGCGCCTCGATCAGCCTCGAACCCGGCGGGCAGTTTGAATTGTCGGGCGGGCCGCTGGTGACGCTCCATGACAATTCGGCCGAGATTGACACACATATCCGCGAAATCCATCAGGTCGGTGATCCGCTCGGCATCCGCTTCATGGGCATCGGGTTCCATCCGACCAAGCGGCGGGACGAGATCCCGGTTATGCCCAAGGGTCGTTATGACATCATGCGCCGCTATATGCCGACTCGGGGTAATCTCGGCCTTGATATGATGCTGCGCACCTCGACGGTGCAGGTGAATCTCGATTTTTCCTCCGAAGCCGACATGGTCGAAAAATTCCGCGTCTCGCTGGCCCTGCAGCCGGTGGCCACGGCGCTGTTTGCCAATTCGCCCTTTACCGAAGGCAAGCCCAACGGGTTCCAAACCTACCGTTCGCATATCTGGACCGATACCGATCCGGACCGCTGCGGCATTCTGCCCTTTGTCTTCGAGCCGGGCATGAGTTTCGAACGGTACGTGGACTATGTCCTTGATGTGCCGATGTATTTTGTTTATCGCAACGGCCAGTACATTGATGCCTCGGGCCAGTCTTTCCGCGATTTCATGGTCGGCAAGCTGCCTGCGTTGCCGGGGGAACTGCCCACCATCAAGGATTGGCAGGACCATCTGACGACCCTGTTCCCGGAAGTGCGGCTAAAGAAATTCCTTGAAATGCGTGGGGCCGACGTAGGCCCGGTCGATTACCTGAAAGCATTGCCTGCCTTTTGGGTCGGTCTTCTTTATGACGATGCGGCGCTCGATGCGGCGTCGCAACTGGTCAAGGACTGGACGGTAGCCGAACATCAGGCGCTCCGTGACGATGTTCCACGCCTCGCGCTCCAGACCCCGTTCCGCAGCGGCACCATGCAGGATCTCGCCAAGGAAGTCCTCGCCATCGCCGACGGCGGCCTGCGTCGCCGGGGCCTTCTCGATGTCGAAGGCGAAGACGAAAGCATCTACCTGGCTCCCCTGTGGGACGACGCCATAACCGGCGAAACCCCAGCCGACCGCCTGCTCGCAGGCTACAGCGGCCCTTGGGGCGGCAGCGTCGACCCAGTGTTCGAAGAACTGGCTTATTGAGATAAGCGATGGATTACCGGGTCAAGCCCGGTAATGACAAGTCAGAATAAAGCCCGTCATTGCGAGGCGAAGCCGAAGCAATCCAGAGTACCGCCGAAAGAACTGGATTGCTTCGGCTACGCCTCGCAATGACATAATCTGTCATTACCGGGCTTGACCCGGTAATCCACCCTTCCGCTGTCAACTCGGCCGCGTCTCGACCTCAAGCCAGCTCAACCACTGCAACGCATGGTCCCGGCTACTGCCGCACATCTGTTCATTTGCTTGAAACGAGGCACAGACTGCCGGCCGCTCGGGCAACCCGAAAATCCGGCATCGTTCCTGATCGTCAAGCTGCACGCAGCGGACCCCAGCGGGCTTTCCGTCAGGCATGCCGGGGATTGGGCTTGAAATGGAGGGGGCCGTACAACAGGCTCCACAATATTCGCGGCAGTTCATAAGGCCACCCTCCGGGTGCATGGGTTAAGCTGCCGTGCCGCCGACCGTCAAGCCATTGATGCGCAGGGTGGGTTGGCCGACTCCTACGGGCACGGACTGGCCGCCCTTGCCGCAGACGCCGACGCCGTCATCGAGTTTCATGTCATTGCCGATCATGCTGACCCGGGTCAGCACGTCGGGGCCGTTGCCGATCAGGGTCGCGCCCTTGACCGGCGCGCCGATTTTGCCATTTTCGATCATATAGGCCTCGGTGCAGGAAAAGACGAATTTGCCCGAGGTGATATCGACCTGACCGCCGCCGAAATTAACGGCATAGAGCCCGCGTTTCACCGAAGACAGGATTTCGGCCGGATCGTGATGACCGTTCAGCATATAAGTGTTGGTCATGCGCGGCATGGGCGAATGGGCATGGCTCTGCCGCCGTCCGTTGCCGGTAGGGGCGACGCCCATCAGCCGGGCGTTCATGCGGTCCTGGATATAGCCCTTCAGAATGCCGTCCTCGATCAGCACAGTGGATGACGTGGGGGTGCCTTCGTCATCGACGGTCAAAGACCCGCGCCGCCCGTCGAGCGTGCCGTCATCGACCACGGTCACCCCCGGAGCCGCCACGCGCTGCCCAAGCAATCCGGCGAAGGCCGAGGTTTTCTTGCGGTTGAAATCGCCCTCAAGCCCATGGCCGATGGCTTCATGCAACAGAACGCCGGGCCAGCCTGGGCCAAGCACCACATCCATTTCCCCGGCCGGAGCGGGGACGCTGTCAAGATTGACGAGCGCCTGACGCAGCGCCTCCTGAACCTGACCCTGCCAGTTCGCGGGATCGAAAAAGGCCACATAGTCACGGCGTCCGCCAGCACCCTGATAGCCCGCCTCCATACGGTCGCCGTCGGCCACCACCACGCTCACGTTCAGCCGCACAAGCGGCCGGATATCACGCACCCGGATGCCGCTTGCACGAATAATCTCAACCGCCTGCCATTCCCCGGACAGGGAGGCAGACACCTGTTTCACGCGCGGGTCAAGGCCGCGGGCGAAGGCGTCGATGTCCTGCAACAACTTCACCTTGGTGCCGAATTCCGCGCCGAGGAGGGGGTTCGCGTCGCGGTAAAGATGACGGTTGGTGGACTCCGGCGACAGGCTCATGGTCCCGCCGCTGCCGGTTTTGACCGCGCGCACGGTTTCGGCCGCCCGTTTCAAAGCGCCTTCGGAGATTTCCGAGGCATGGGCAAAGCCTGTGGCCTCGCCCGAGACCGCGCGCATGCCGAATCCCTGGGACACGTCGAAATTGGCGCTTTTCAGGCGGCCGTCGTCAAAAGTCAGACTTTCTGATTGCACATATTCGAGAAACAGCTCGCCATCGTCCATGCCGCTGAGCGCATCATCAAGGATCGCCTCTGCCCGCTTGGGCTCAAGGCCGGTGCGGGTATAAAACAATGTTTCAGGGCTTTCTGAGCTCGACATGATGGGGGATGACCTTGTGATTAAAAGTGAAACCGCAGCCCGCGCCGGGGCCGTGGGCAGGTATGTAGTATCAATGTGGGGTGAGGGCGGTCGCCGATCAAGGAAAAACACCGGGCAAAAAGGCGGAAAACGGCGCAAAGCCATGTGGCTGCTGGAGGGGCAGCCCGGAGCTCAATGAGCTTGTAGCGGCGTTTTTTTCTGGTATAACATGCCCGCATTAGGCAGGAAGCGTCCCAGGGGGGAATTCTTGTGTACCGTCATTGGTGTCACGGAAGCCCCGGCCGTCAAGTCCGACGGGCGTTTCAAATGCCGCGAGAAATGTGAATCTTGCGGCATGCCAGTGTTTCAGGCTTTACGGCGTGATCGGACTCACGAACAGGAAGAGGTAGTCGTGACCAGGGTTTTCAAAAAAATGGCGGCGATCGCGGGTCTTTCCGCCGCGACGCTGATGGGGAGCCTCAGCGGGGCTGTGGCGGACGAAGCCACCAGAACATTGCCGCATAATTGGCAGATGTACTATCAGCCCGCCGTGACCGAAGTGATGCGCGATGTCGAAAAGTTCCATACCGAGCTTTTGGTCATCATCGCCGCGATTACGCTGTTGGTGTCGGCCCTCATCATTTATGTGGCCGTGCGGTTCAACCGCAAAGCCAATCCGGTGCCGTCAAAAACCACCCATAACACCACGATCGAAGTGATCTGGACGCTGATCCCGGTCCTGATCCTGGTGTTTATCGCTATTCCGTCCTTCAAGCTGCTGTATCTGCAGGATCGTATCCCGACCGCCGATGTGACCGTCAAGGCCATCGGCAATCAGTGGTACTGGTCCTATGAATATCCAGACCATGAAGGCCTTGGCTTTGACGCCAACATGCTGTCCAAGGCGGAAGCCATGGCACAGAACAAGCCGTATCTGTTCGCTGCGGACGCCCATGTGGTGGTGCCGGTGAACAAGATCGTGCGTGTGCTGGTGACCGCTTCCGACGTGGTTCATGCCTGGGCCGTTCCGGCTTTCGGCGTGAAGATCGATGCTGTGCCGGGTCGTCTGAACGAAACCTGGTTCCGGGCCGAGAAGGAAGGCATCTATTATGGTCAGTGTTCGGAACTTTGCGGCAATAATCATGCGTTCATGCCCATCGTGGTCGAAGTCGTGAGTGAAGCCAAATACGCAGCCTGGCTTGAACATGCCAAGGGTGGAGTTGCATCGAACCAGACAGCTGCGGGCGACGAAGTCGCTGCTCTGGCTGTCCGGTAATCGGTTTAAGGGAGATTTCAGTAATGGCAGGCACGGCTGAAGCGCACGGCGCTCACCACGACCATCCGACCGGATGGCGGCGCTATCTTTTGTCAACCAATCACAAAGACATCGGGACCATGTACCTGATCTTTGCGATTATCGCCGGGATTATCGGCGGATCATTCTCGGTCCTGATGCGGATCGAGCTTATGCATCCGGGCGTCACCTTCCTCACCCACTTCACCGGTGGGAACATGGATGCGGCGGCTCATCTGTTCAACACGCTGGTGACGGCGCATGCGCTGCTTATGATCTTCTTCATGGTCATGCCGGCGTTGATTGGGGGCTTT
It encodes:
- a CDS encoding 16S rRNA (uracil(1498)-N(3))-methyltransferase, producing MTDAVSVPYVTPIRLFVTADLRADAVLALTPDQGHYLEHVIRRKAGDLVRVFNGRDGEWVAAINDLRKGRGGLRVLSQSRPQGVSPDIWLLFAPIKRARLDFIVQKAVELGVSGIRPVFTRFTNVERVKENRLESNAIEAAEQCDRLEVPEIYDPQDLDRVLDGWDPARRLIFCDEGGDARPMLTALQAAEPGPYAVLIGPEGGFHADERARLRALPYVLPVSLGPRILRADTAAIVALTLWQSVLGDWRG
- a CDS encoding glutamate--cysteine ligase, translating into MGIHETLAATIESKSELVAYLASGSKPEADWRIGTEHEKFGFTTADLNPIPYAGPSGVRAMFDGLAGLGWKPIFEGDHPIAMERDGASISLEPGGQFELSGGPLVTLHDNSAEIDTHIREIHQVGDPLGIRFMGIGFHPTKRRDEIPVMPKGRYDIMRRYMPTRGNLGLDMMLRTSTVQVNLDFSSEADMVEKFRVSLALQPVATALFANSPFTEGKPNGFQTYRSHIWTDTDPDRCGILPFVFEPGMSFERYVDYVLDVPMYFVYRNGQYIDASGQSFRDFMVGKLPALPGELPTIKDWQDHLTTLFPEVRLKKFLEMRGADVGPVDYLKALPAFWVGLLYDDAALDAASQLVKDWTVAEHQALRDDVPRLALQTPFRSGTMQDLAKEVLAIADGGLRRRGLLDVEGEDESIYLAPLWDDAITGETPADRLLAGYSGPWGGSVDPVFEELAY
- a CDS encoding YkgJ family cysteine cluster protein, encoding MHPEGGLMNCREYCGACCTAPSISSPIPGMPDGKPAGVRCVQLDDQERCRIFGLPERPAVCASFQANEQMCGSSRDHALQWLSWLEVETRPS
- the tldD gene encoding metalloprotease TldD, with amino-acid sequence MSSSESPETLFYTRTGLEPKRAEAILDDALSGMDDGELFLEYVQSESLTFDDGRLKSANFDVSQGFGMRAVSGEATGFAHASEISEGALKRAAETVRAVKTGSGGTMSLSPESTNRHLYRDANPLLGAEFGTKVKLLQDIDAFARGLDPRVKQVSASLSGEWQAVEIIRASGIRVRDIRPLVRLNVSVVVADGDRMEAGYQGAGGRRDYVAFFDPANWQGQVQEALRQALVNLDSVPAPAGEMDVVLGPGWPGVLLHEAIGHGLEGDFNRKKTSAFAGLLGQRVAAPGVTVVDDGTLDGRRGSLTVDDEGTPTSSTVLIEDGILKGYIQDRMNARLMGVAPTGNGRRQSHAHSPMPRMTNTYMLNGHHDPAEILSSVKRGLYAVNFGGGQVDITSGKFVFSCTEAYMIENGKIGAPVKGATLIGNGPDVLTRVSMIGNDMKLDDGVGVCGKGGQSVPVGVGQPTLRINGLTVGGTAA
- the coxB gene encoding cytochrome c oxidase subunit II: MGSLSGAVADEATRTLPHNWQMYYQPAVTEVMRDVEKFHTELLVIIAAITLLVSALIIYVAVRFNRKANPVPSKTTHNTTIEVIWTLIPVLILVFIAIPSFKLLYLQDRIPTADVTVKAIGNQWYWSYEYPDHEGLGFDANMLSKAEAMAQNKPYLFAADAHVVVPVNKIVRVLVTASDVVHAWAVPAFGVKIDAVPGRLNETWFRAEKEGIYYGQCSELCGNNHAFMPIVVEVVSEAKYAAWLEHAKGGVASNQTAAGDEVAALAVR